The following coding sequences are from one Terriglobales bacterium window:
- a CDS encoding CocE/NonD family hydrolase — protein sequence MLRTRLQVTILLCLTPVVLAQTSSQPQYEIVADHDVIITMRDGVKLSCDIYRPAQNGKAVEGKFPVILERTPYGKKTSEPWAKYFVPRGYVGVAQDIRGRYSSEGHWWPYRDDGRDGYDTVKWIGEQSWSNGKIGTVGTSYPGGTQHALALSNPPYLTTMIPADAMSDYGVYGVRHNGAFEMRWVNWIFNIGGPQGSDAARDPGTQQALLHLGEQVREYAKGLPLRPGTTALKLAPDYENWLTQAMAHGDYDKFWKDEGVDVIAHVADYKDIPVYHLGGWYDSWGTQVANMNFVTLTKNKKSLQRLIMGPWTHGGRTRSYAGEAEFGPEAAIDFLAFEQRWFDHWLKGIDNGVDREPPVRIFVMGGGDAHKTVEGRIFVGGHWREEREWPLTRAVSTPYYVHSNGLLSTQKPAAESPTSFEFDPHHPVPTLGGNISSHNAPPSRHNTIERPGDSENLMEQGAYDQRCRVSIWTCDDTRPLSARNDVLVFQTEPLAEDVEVTGRLIVKLWGSSSAPDTDFTAKLIDVYPPNKDFSDGVDLNVGDSIVRGRYRSSLEHAEMMKPGEAYPFTIEMYPTSLVFKKGHRIRVDISSSNFPRFDVNPNTGEPLNDNRRWAIATNTIYHDAQHPTHILLPVVPAGK from the coding sequence ATGCTACGGACGCGCCTGCAGGTCACAATTCTTCTTTGTCTCACTCCGGTAGTTCTTGCTCAAACATCTTCGCAACCGCAATATGAAATCGTGGCTGATCACGATGTGATCATTACCATGCGCGACGGTGTGAAGCTCTCCTGCGATATCTATCGCCCGGCGCAGAACGGCAAGGCCGTCGAAGGGAAATTCCCGGTAATCCTGGAGCGCACGCCTTACGGCAAGAAGACGAGTGAGCCTTGGGCGAAGTACTTCGTGCCGCGTGGCTACGTCGGCGTCGCTCAGGACATTCGCGGACGCTACAGTTCGGAAGGGCACTGGTGGCCCTATCGCGATGACGGTCGCGATGGCTATGACACGGTCAAGTGGATTGGCGAGCAGTCGTGGTCGAATGGCAAGATTGGAACGGTTGGTACGTCCTATCCCGGGGGCACGCAGCACGCGCTTGCGCTGTCGAATCCGCCTTATCTCACCACGATGATTCCGGCCGACGCCATGTCGGATTACGGAGTCTACGGAGTACGCCACAATGGCGCCTTCGAAATGCGTTGGGTGAACTGGATCTTCAACATTGGAGGACCACAGGGAAGCGATGCAGCGCGTGATCCTGGGACGCAGCAGGCACTGCTGCATCTCGGAGAGCAGGTTCGCGAGTATGCAAAGGGACTGCCCCTACGGCCCGGAACCACAGCGCTGAAGCTTGCGCCTGATTACGAAAACTGGCTCACGCAGGCAATGGCGCACGGCGACTACGACAAATTTTGGAAGGACGAGGGCGTCGATGTAATCGCACACGTTGCCGACTACAAGGACATTCCCGTGTACCACCTCGGCGGCTGGTACGACTCATGGGGCACACAGGTTGCGAACATGAACTTCGTCACGTTGACGAAGAACAAGAAAAGCTTGCAGCGGCTAATCATGGGACCTTGGACTCACGGAGGCCGCACGCGCAGCTATGCCGGCGAAGCCGAGTTCGGTCCCGAAGCAGCGATTGATTTTCTTGCCTTCGAGCAACGCTGGTTCGATCACTGGCTGAAAGGAATCGACAACGGAGTAGATCGCGAGCCGCCGGTACGCATCTTCGTGATGGGAGGCGGTGATGCCCACAAGACGGTAGAAGGCAGGATATTTGTCGGTGGGCACTGGCGCGAGGAGCGCGAATGGCCCCTGACGCGTGCGGTCAGTACTCCTTACTACGTCCATAGCAACGGACTGTTGTCTACGCAAAAGCCGGCAGCCGAATCGCCCACCTCGTTCGAGTTTGATCCGCACCATCCAGTGCCAACGCTGGGCGGCAACATTTCATCGCATAACGCTCCTCCATCGAGGCACAACACGATCGAGCGTCCTGGAGATTCAGAAAACCTGATGGAACAAGGCGCTTACGATCAGCGATGTCGAGTGTCGATCTGGACCTGCGACGATACACGCCCGCTCTCGGCGCGCAATGATGTTCTGGTCTTTCAAACTGAACCGCTGGCTGAGGACGTTGAGGTAACTGGCAGGCTAATCGTCAAGCTGTGGGGTTCGTCGAGCGCTCCGGATACGGACTTCACGGCCAAGCTGATCGACGTCTATCCTCCGAACAAAGACTTTTCCGATGGGGTAGATCTGAACGTAGGCGACAGCATCGTGCGCGGGCGGTATCGCAGCTCACTGGAACACGCAGAGATGATGAAACCTGGCGAGGCGTATCCGTTCACCATCGAGATGTACCCAACTTCGCTGGTTTTTAAGAAGGGTCATCGTATTCGCGTGGATATCTCGAGCAGTAATTTCCCTCGCTTCGACGTCAATCCCAACACTGGAGAGCCGCTGAACGACAACCGTCGCTGGGCGATTGCGACCAACACCATCTATCACGACGCCCAACATCCGACACACATTCTGCTGCCTGTCGTTCCAGCAGGGAAGTAA
- a CDS encoding ubiquinone/menaquinone biosynthesis methyltransferase — protein sequence MSVPVKDRQQVIGAAPQGSADERAAAVAVREMFDEIAPRYDLLNHMLSMNVDRLWWWRTARAFRSVLLRSDARALDLCCGTGDMAAALRRQAPAVEIVGADFSRGMLTRGSRKFQLGRIEAVETDALCLPFPDESFDLVVSAFGFRNLANYDAGLREIYRVLRPSGEVGILDFSEPGGLLGKLYGFYFRNVLPKIGTMISGVNGPYAYLPASVSRFPSPDDMLGRMRIVGYRDVAWRPYTFGIAGLYCAAK from the coding sequence ATGTCTGTTCCCGTAAAAGACCGACAGCAGGTGATCGGCGCCGCTCCGCAAGGCTCGGCGGACGAACGCGCCGCCGCGGTTGCCGTGCGAGAGATGTTCGACGAGATCGCGCCTCGATACGACCTGCTGAATCACATGCTGTCGATGAACGTTGACCGGCTTTGGTGGTGGCGAACCGCACGTGCCTTTCGCTCCGTGTTGTTAAGATCCGACGCGCGCGCACTCGACCTTTGCTGTGGGACCGGAGATATGGCTGCGGCGTTGCGGCGCCAAGCGCCGGCGGTTGAGATTGTGGGCGCAGATTTTTCGCGCGGAATGCTTACACGCGGGTCGCGAAAGTTCCAGCTAGGGCGCATTGAAGCGGTCGAGACCGATGCTCTCTGCCTGCCGTTTCCTGACGAGAGTTTTGATCTAGTCGTTTCAGCATTCGGATTTCGCAATCTCGCGAACTATGATGCCGGGCTGCGGGAGATTTATCGTGTCCTGCGCCCAAGTGGCGAAGTTGGCATCCTCGACTTCAGTGAACCTGGTGGTCTGCTGGGCAAGCTTTACGGTTTTTATTTCAGAAACGTTCTTCCAAAGATTGGAACGATGATTTCTGGCGTAAACGGACCCTATGCGTATCTACCCGCCTCGGTCTCGCGGTTTCCGTCGCCCGACGACATGCTCGGGCGCATGAGAATCGTTGGGTATCGCGATGTTGCGTGGCGTCCCTATACGTTCGGAATTGCGGGACTCTATTGCGCTGCGAAGTAA
- the kdsA gene encoding 3-deoxy-8-phosphooctulonate synthase: MEFEIGNVHVGSGELFLIAGPCVIESEAHALKMAEAIIAITREMRVPYIFKASYDKANRTSLRSFRGPGLKEGARILRRVAETYRVPVLTDIHEPEHAEPVAEAVDVLQIPAFLCRQTDLLVAAAKTGRAINVKKGQFVAPWDMRHAVEKIHESGNDRVFLTERGSSFGYNNLVVDMRSLTIMRKIAPVVFDATHSVQLPSAGASENGKPQQSGGQPEFIPILSRAAVAVGVDGIFMEVHDNPSQAKSDGANALPLSKLRETLDQLLAVHRATHL; encoded by the coding sequence GTGGAATTCGAAATCGGAAATGTGCACGTAGGCTCCGGCGAACTTTTCCTAATCGCCGGACCGTGCGTTATCGAAAGCGAAGCTCATGCTCTCAAGATGGCAGAGGCAATCATCGCAATTACACGCGAGATGCGTGTGCCCTATATCTTCAAGGCCTCCTACGACAAGGCAAATCGCACATCTCTGAGGAGCTTTCGTGGGCCGGGTCTTAAGGAAGGCGCGCGCATTCTTCGTAGAGTTGCGGAGACGTATCGTGTGCCTGTGCTGACCGACATTCATGAGCCGGAGCATGCCGAGCCTGTCGCGGAGGCTGTTGATGTTCTGCAGATTCCGGCTTTCCTATGCCGTCAGACCGATTTACTCGTCGCTGCCGCGAAGACCGGACGCGCCATCAATGTAAAAAAAGGACAGTTCGTAGCACCCTGGGACATGCGGCACGCGGTCGAAAAAATTCATGAGAGCGGCAACGATCGCGTCTTTCTCACCGAACGTGGTTCAAGTTTTGGCTACAACAATCTTGTCGTGGACATGCGCTCGCTTACGATCATGCGAAAGATTGCGCCAGTGGTCTTCGATGCCACTCACTCCGTTCAACTCCCGAGCGCCGGAGCGAGCGAGAACGGAAAACCACAGCAAAGTGGCGGCCAGCCGGAGTTCATCCCGATTCTCTCGCGAGCGGCCGTTGCTGTCGGCGTCGATGGGATATTCATGGAAGTCCACGACAATCCCTCACAGGCAAAATCCGATGGAGCAAACGCGCTCCCGCTCTCGAAACTGCGGGAAACATTGGACCAACTGTTGGCAGTACACCGAGCTACTCACCTTTAA
- the aroB gene encoding 3-dehydroquinate synthase: MKKITVKTESAEYPVIVERGALAQVGKTVAKLLPSKKSRCFVITVAPVWALWGETFKKALASAKLDFTILEMTDGERAKSFASVEHLAERMALKGADRNSIVLAFGGGVVGDLAGFLASVYMRGVPVIQVPTTLLAQVDAAIGGKTGANLRAGKNLVGTFHQPLAVISDPELLTTLPDREFRAGLFEVIKSGVIRDRKLFEITESERKRLLARDQEILERVIHDCARIKAEVVAADEKESDLRRILNFGHTIGHALEADTGYRHFLHGEAVGWGMAAAAMIGTAVRKTSPELAQRIVSCVLSYSPLPEVNSRAEDIVRRIRGDKKAVDGKVHFVLPTSVGRVAIYNRVPDDVVAHAVQELHYLSRN; the protein is encoded by the coding sequence GTGAAGAAAATCACCGTCAAAACTGAATCTGCAGAGTATCCGGTGATCGTTGAACGCGGTGCTCTCGCTCAAGTAGGCAAGACGGTCGCCAAGCTGCTTCCGAGCAAGAAATCGCGTTGCTTCGTCATCACCGTTGCTCCCGTTTGGGCGCTGTGGGGTGAGACGTTCAAGAAGGCTTTAGCCAGCGCGAAGCTCGATTTCACAATCCTGGAGATGACGGACGGCGAGCGGGCCAAGAGCTTCGCAAGCGTTGAACACCTGGCTGAGCGAATGGCACTGAAGGGCGCGGACCGCAACTCGATCGTCCTTGCATTCGGTGGGGGCGTCGTCGGAGACCTTGCGGGCTTCCTTGCCTCCGTGTACATGCGGGGAGTCCCGGTGATTCAGGTTCCCACCACTCTACTAGCGCAGGTTGATGCGGCGATTGGGGGAAAGACCGGCGCAAATCTCCGGGCCGGAAAAAATCTGGTAGGAACGTTCCATCAGCCACTTGCAGTGATTTCCGATCCGGAATTGCTGACAACCCTACCCGACCGGGAATTTCGAGCTGGACTTTTTGAAGTAATCAAGTCGGGAGTCATTCGTGATCGTAAGCTATTCGAAATCACGGAGAGCGAGCGCAAGCGATTGCTCGCGCGGGATCAAGAGATCCTTGAGCGGGTGATTCACGATTGCGCCCGCATCAAAGCCGAGGTGGTCGCCGCAGATGAAAAGGAATCTGATCTGAGACGCATTCTGAATTTCGGCCACACTATAGGGCACGCCCTTGAAGCCGATACGGGGTATCGACACTTTCTTCACGGAGAAGCTGTTGGCTGGGGCATGGCCGCTGCTGCGATGATCGGCACGGCTGTGCGCAAAACTTCTCCCGAATTGGCACAGCGAATCGTCTCTTGCGTGCTCTCTTATTCCCCCTTACCCGAGGTGAACAGCCGGGCAGAGGACATCGTGCGGCGCATCCGCGGCGACAAGAAGGCAGTTGACGGAAAGGTTCACTTCGTTCTCCCAACTTCTGTGGGAAGGGTAGCAATTTACAACCGCGTTCCTGACGACGTGGTTGCACATGCCGTTCAGGAGTTGCATTACCTCTCTCGCAACTAA